AGCGACCTCAAGTTCGCCAGCCGCCTGCCGGACAGTGCCCTCGGTGGGTGCCCAGGGGCCCCGGCAAGGGGTGGGGCTCCATGCCACCACGGTGTCACTGCTGGGGACACTGACCCCTCAAGGGGCACAGCCCCTACCTGAGAGCAGGAGCAGGGACTTCTTTGAAATGTGTGGGTCTTCTTCTATCTGTCCCTCGAGGCCACACACAAGGGACGGAGCCCTTGCCGCCTCACTGGGGCCTCGGGCTAATCTCCACAGCGGGACGGGGTCTCCCTGGGATGGCCGGGGCCCAGGAAGTAGGGGGAGGTCTGGGCAGCGGGACCTTCCCTGGACCTGGGAAGGTCCTGTCGGAAGTGGGGGGCAGCCCACCTAGGTCTGGGTGTCTGCGGTGGGGAGGCCGCCGCAACGCCCCCGGGGCCGTGACAACACGCTGTCCCCAGCTGGCCTCGCCTACTCAAACCTGGTGTACGACTGGGTGAAGGCGGCTGTCCTCTTCGGTGTCGTCAACACGGTGGCGCGCCTGGACCACCTGGACCCGCCCCAGCCGCCCAAGTGCATCACAGCGCTCTACGTCTTCGCGGAAACGTGAGTGCGGGCAgcggggccccgccccgccccacccggggGCCCTCCCCCTGCGTCCCCGGGAGCCCGGCTCCTGGTTGGCTCACACGCCGCCGCCCTCCTCCTGCAGGCACTTTGACCGAGGCATCAACGACTGGCTTTGCAAGTGAGTTGGGGCGGGCAGGCGCGGAGGcgagggggcggggtgagggtggaggggcggggggaatAGCCCTGGGGCACGTGTTTGCTTGGGCGGTGCCGAGGTTGGTCCACGTTTTGaaagaccgccccccccccccccgccccgccaccgcTCCACCAGAGGAAGCAGGGAGCGGGGTGAGGCGGTCCTGGCCCAGGTCTAGGTGAAAGAGAGGGTTGGGGTTGGGCGGGGCCCTGGGCATGAGAGGAACAGTCGAGCAGAGTGACACAGCAGGCAGCCCGGGCGGGACCTGGCGCAGCATCGCAGGTATccggagggagagggagatggctCCCGGGTTCCTGCCTACAGCCTGGGAGGACGGACGGGCGCTTTCCAGAAAGGGGGCTCTGTGTGAGCCGTGTCTGGTTGGAGCCTGGCAGCAGGCTCTGGGAGGCGGTTCGGCGAAGTCTGGGGGGCAGATGGAACTCCGAGCTTACAGGGGTGGGCGGCCCTTGGGCCCTAAGTGCCCCAAGGAGAGACGAGTCCCAAGGAGAGAGGATAGAGAAGAGAAACGCAGGGGCAGCCGGGAGTGGGCCTGGAAGAACTCTGGACGTGGtgtggggttggggcagggggaaCAGAAGAACAGGTAGAAAGGACTGAATGGAGTGGTCGTGGGGCAGGGGACAAGGCAAGGCCAGTGTGACATCCCGGGACTAAGAGAAGCCCACCCAGGTCTGGTGGGGGCCACAGGGTCAGGGGCTGCCAGGGTCAAGGAAGCTAGAGACCGGGCGTTAGTGTTGGTGGCGGTTATTCAGCCTTTCCCGGAGAGCGGCGGCAGGCGAGGAGTGGGGAGAAACTGAGGAACTGCGGGGGGTTCTGCAGCGGACGGCTCCTGGAGGGAGCCTGGTGCTGAAGGGGAAGACGGAGGGGTGGCTGAAGGGGACAGACAAGAAACAGCGGTCCGGCTTCGGTGCGGGGTGGGCGGAGTTActacacagagaggaagaggctgGGACGCAGGACCGAGGGCTGCTGCACAGAGTGAGGTCCCTGAGGAGGCAGAAGGAGCCGgagccggggaggaggaggaagagaagccgGCGTGCTGCGgacgcggggctggctcgggggGGAGGGCGAGGGGTCCCACCTGAAGGCTCTGGCGTGCCCCATGAAGTGAGAGTCAAGGTCATCCGCTGAGAGACGCAGGGTTGGGGGCCTGGAGGGCGGTGGCATCTGTGTGTCCTCCGCCCTCCTGCttagacaccccccccccccccgacacccACTCATACTGGGCACCGAGAGATGAGGGTCCTCTGCAGAGCACGGAGAAGCTGCCTGGAGAAAACCGGGCATTCAGAGCCCACACGGGTTGGAGGTAGTGGATTTGTGTGGAGGTGCGGGTTTCCCCATCAGCGCTCAGCTTCCTGGGTGCAGgtgaggaggaagtggggggcTGGCCTCTCCCAGATGGGTGAGAAATACAGGGTTTTAGGTTCGCTGTAACAGTGACTCAGGGGTCAGGAGATGAGGAAGGGTGGGTGTTCATGAGATGGGAGCGCTGGAACTGGGGGGCCAAGCCAGGAGCGGCTGGGCAGAGCACTGGAACGAGTGAAATTTCAGATGGCGACCAAGTTGGGGTGTGGCCACGGGAGTGGGTGGCTGAGGTGGAGTGGGAAAGAAACCGTTGGCAACGAGGGGCTCACGGGCGTTACCCAGTGGGTCTCCTACTGAATTTATCTAACCAATGTTTttgaagcacctactatgtgccaggcactgttctgggcactggggatacagTCGTGAACACGGCAAAGTCCCCGAACTCATGGGGCTTTCAGTCGAGTGGGGAGAAACACACCACACACAGGCAAACAAGCACATGCACGACTTTAGAGAGTGGCCAGCGttatgagaaaaacagaacagcaTCATGGGTAGAAGCCGGCCGCAGGGTCTGGGCAGAACTCCAGGAGACACTATTTGAATGGAGACATGGGCTAAGGGGATCTGGCGAACATAATTCAagatagaggggaaaaaaatgcacaGGTCTCGAGGCAGGAACCTGCTGCATCTATGAGGGTCAGAATGGCGGGTGATGGCGTCCAGGGGGCAGCAGACGCCAGAGGACACGGAATCTCCTAGCCACGGCACGGAGGTCAAGTTTATTGTAATTACAGTGCAGGGAGGTACCGGGAGAGGGTTTGATGGTGGAAGTGATGTGACCCCAGGCACCCTCTTAGAAGATGCCTCTAGCCGCTGTGTGGGGAACAGAGGGCAGGGGGCgaaggcagaggcagggggaCGAGTGAAGAGACCTGGGACAATCTCTGTGCGAGGAGAGGTTGCCTGGACGAGCGTGGCCATGTGGAGGCGGTGAGCCGCGgtcagggctgggtggggccctcaGGCTTCACTGGCGGGGATGCGGCTGGAGATGGGAACTGGGAATCCAAGATGGCACTGAGGCCCAATGGATGGTGCTGTCACTGACCGAGACGGGGACGAAGTGGGCTTGGGCAGGGACCGGGGAATCTGTCGTTCAAGGGAAGAGTCTGGGGACAGTTGGGTAGACGAGCCCTGAAGAGACTGGGTTACAGACGCCGATGCCGGGCTCAGCACAGAGACCATTGTCGGAGCTGTGGGTCTGCGGGAGATCACTGGGGGACTGCATGGACACAGCTGGAGGGCAGCTGGAGCTCCAGGCAGAGCGCCTTGCATTCTGATGCTGGGAAGAGGGCGAGACGCCACCCGTGGGTGGGGATGTTGAACGTGCCTGGGTGACTGCGTGGGGGGAGGCTGTCCCTGTTGTGCGTCCTTTGCctgtgccccgcccacccccccccccactgccaccggccccttctcccacctctcccGCAGGTACGTGTACGACCACATTGGTGGGGACCACTCTGCCGTGATCCCGGAGCTGGTGGCCACAGTGGCCACCTTTGCCGTCACCACTCTGTGGCTTGGGCCTTGTGAGATTGTCTACCTGTGGTCAATCCTTAACTGCTTTGGCCTCAACTTTGAGCTCTGGGTGCAGAAGCTGGCGGAGCGGGAGCCCCTGGCATGCATCGAGGtgagcagagaggggctgggcgcTGTTGCTCTCGGAGGGCTTCCAGCCACGCTTGGTCCCCAGTTCAGAACTCTCTCACCACCGCCCGCCCTCCTGGCTGTCAGGACAATGGCTCACCCTGTGGTCATCCGGCCCTCCGTACCGTCTGTGGGGCGTGGCACACCCAGGCCTGGCTATGTTGGTCAGGCACTGCCCTCTCtccagacctcagtttccccacctttaACAATGATGGAGAGCTGACCCGGGACTCTCTGAGACCTCAGGGACCACGTGGGCAAGACCTCTGACCACCCGTGTCCTCTTTCCCCTGGGCCTCTTGCCGCACGGACCATGCATTTCTGGACCGGGCAGGCCTCTCTGTCGGAGCAGATGTCCCGCAGGGTCCGGGCCGTCTTTGGGGCCATGAACTTCTGGGCTATCATCATGTACAACCTCGTAAGCCTGAACAGCCTGGAATTCACAGAGCTGGTTGCCCGGCGCTTGCTACTCACAGGTgagggccagaggggaggggatacaGAACGAGCCAGGCAGCATCCAGGAGGGCTGACCTTTTGAAATGTCCCCACAGCCCCCAACTCCCCAGGAACTCAGTAGGGAGGGCTGGTCCAGTGGGATAGGCACGGCAAGGGAAGAGTCACTGATGGGGGGGTGGCATGGGGGGTGGTCTGCCTCAGGCTTCAACGACCTCCTCCTACCCAGGGTTTCCCCAGACCACGCTGGCCGTCCTGTTTGTCACCTACTGTGGTGTTCAGCTGGTGAAGGAGCGAGAGCGGGCCCTGGCGCTGGAGGAGGAGCAGAAAGAGGACAAACTGAAGCCCGAg
This DNA window, taken from Phyllostomus discolor isolate MPI-MPIP mPhyDis1 chromosome 7, mPhyDis1.pri.v3, whole genome shotgun sequence, encodes the following:
- the HHATL gene encoding protein-cysteine N-palmitoyltransferase HHAT-like protein isoform X2, whose amino-acid sequence is MGVKTALPAAELGLYSLVLSGALAYAGQGLLEASQDGAHRKAFRESVRPGWEYIGRKMDVADFEWVMWFTSFRNVILFALSGHVLFAKLCTMVAPQNGFVTGTFDLQEVLFQGGSGFTVLRCTSFALESCAHPDRRYSLADLLKYNFYLPFFFFGPIMTFDRFHAQVSQVEPVRREGELWHIRAQAGLSVVAILAVDIFFHFFYILTIPSDLKFASRLPDSALAGLAYSNLVYDWVKAAVLFGVVNTVARLDHLDPPQPPKCITALYVFAETHFDRGINDWLCKYVYDHIGGDHSAVIPELVATVATFAVTTLWLGPCEIVYLWSILNCFGLNFELWVQKLAEREPLACIEASLSEQMSRRVRAVFGAMNFWAIIMYNLVSLNSLEFTELVARRLLLTGFPQTTLAVLFVTYCGVQLVKERERALALEEEQKEDKLKPE